A window of the Vigna angularis cultivar LongXiaoDou No.4 chromosome 3, ASM1680809v1, whole genome shotgun sequence genome harbors these coding sequences:
- the LOC108324450 gene encoding zinc finger protein GIS3, which produces MADEFFVRGDERRKLKRKMEETSSPEVVDSELLLSMSLGNNQMVGESSSMPICNSLKNPVDSSPKLIENPNHQLIVPKQRQFSCKFCNKKFPSSQALGGHQNAHRRERVLSRIDREFDMGTFGLGVHMYPYSTMAHQHPFRAPIPFFYETNMHPMTQMSTMPWPFVPSYGNQGLHNTSTSGQRFGMANLGGLNVEAPQNVYHRGLGFGFEHNQAHPFDPTNAATMPRPSLSGLMRNQYNIGNQPF; this is translated from the coding sequence ATGGCAGATGAATTCTTTGTTAGAGGTGATGAGAGAAGAAAACTGAAGCGTAAGATGGAGGAAACATCTTCTCCTGAAGTTGTAGATTCAGAGTTATTGCTATCTATGAGTCTTGGCAATAACCAAATGGTTGGTGAGTCCTCATCCATGCCCATTTGCAATTCTTTGAAAAATCCAGTTGATTCATCTCCAAAACTAATAGAAAACCCTAATCATCAATTGATTGTGCCAAAGCAACGACAATTCTCATGCAAGTTTTGCAACAAAAAGTTTCCAAGCTCTCAAGCCTTAGGAGGGCATCAAAATGCTCACAGACGTGAAAGAGTTCTCTCAAGGATAGATAGAGAGTTTGATATGGGAACTTTTGGACTTGGTGTTCATATGTACCCTTATTCAACCATGGCTCATCAACACCCTTTTCGTGCTCCGATACCCTTTTTTTATGAGACTAACATGCACCCTATGACTCAAATGTCAACCATGCCATGGCCATTTGTACCTAGCTATGGAAATCAAGGGCTACACAACACCTCCACTTCAGGGCAACGATTTGGTATGGCCAACCTTGGAGGCTTAAATGTTGAAGCTCCACAAAATGTATACCATAGGGGATTAGGGTTTGGTTTTGAACATAACCAAGCTCATCCGTTTGATCCAACTAATGCAGCTACCATGCCTCGTCCAAGTCTTAGTGGCCTTATGAGAaatcagtataatattgggaacCAACCATTTTAA